Proteins co-encoded in one Ruegeria sp. HKCCD4315 genomic window:
- a CDS encoding quinone oxidoreductase, whose protein sequence is MSKAQVIHKKGPPSCMRWEDWHVPDPAPGEVRLRHTAVGVNYADTYHRAGISHPWPVPDEPVVIGFEGVGIVEGVGEGVTEFKTGDRVAYGIPPLGSYSEVRNYPADKLLHLPDRLDDKQVAALLMKGMTAHYLLHRTYAVQPGDTILVHAAAGGMGLILCQWAKALGATIVGTVSTPEKADVAHAAGCDHPVVRSEQSFVDVVRDVTDGEGCAVVYEAIGKDTLQDSLDSLRLMGVCAAYGHVSGPPDPIDVIQDLGRRGSLFITRPAIMHYVAKRSDLEWTARDLFKAIGDGILDANINYEYALKDAVKAHEAIESGTTLGATVLIP, encoded by the coding sequence ATGAGCAAAGCACAAGTGATCCACAAGAAAGGACCGCCCAGCTGTATGCGATGGGAAGACTGGCATGTGCCCGACCCGGCCCCGGGCGAGGTACGCCTGCGCCATACAGCAGTAGGCGTGAACTACGCCGACACTTACCACCGCGCCGGCATCTCTCATCCGTGGCCAGTGCCAGACGAACCGGTGGTGATCGGTTTCGAGGGCGTCGGGATCGTCGAAGGTGTCGGAGAGGGTGTGACCGAGTTCAAGACTGGCGACCGTGTCGCTTATGGCATCCCGCCCCTGGGCAGCTACTCTGAGGTCCGCAACTATCCCGCTGACAAGCTATTGCACCTGCCGGACCGGCTGGACGACAAGCAGGTTGCGGCCTTGCTTATGAAAGGCATGACCGCGCACTACCTGTTGCACCGTACGTATGCGGTGCAGCCCGGCGACACTATTCTCGTTCATGCGGCCGCTGGCGGTATGGGATTGATCCTGTGCCAATGGGCCAAGGCCCTTGGGGCGACCATTGTGGGCACTGTTTCGACACCGGAAAAGGCCGACGTCGCACATGCAGCGGGTTGCGACCACCCGGTCGTGCGCTCAGAGCAGAGCTTTGTAGACGTTGTGCGCGACGTGACTGATGGCGAGGGCTGCGCCGTTGTGTACGAGGCGATCGGCAAAGACACATTGCAGGACTCGCTGGACTCCTTGCGCTTGATGGGCGTCTGCGCTGCCTATGGTCACGTCTCGGGTCCGCCTGATCCCATTGACGTGATCCAGGATCTCGGGCGCCGGGGGTCGTTGTTTATCACGCGCCCGGCAATCATGCATTACGTCGCCAAACGGTCTGACCTCGAATGGACCGCGCGCGATCTGTTCAAGGCTATCGGTGACGGTATTCTGGATGCCAACATCAACTACGAATATGCGCTGAAAGATGCGGTGAAGGCCCATGAAGCCATCGAATCCGGCACAACGCTGGGCGCGACGGTGTTGATCCCATGA
- a CDS encoding Isoquinoline 1-oxidoreductase subunit translates to MKFDIRATALTAAIALTGLLPGSAAQAEEVNGLKTAASFESIESEQARSVAIFEEMAKVITHARCVNCHPVTGGPLQGENQKPHSPPIPRTEDNFGVVAMRCTTCHGEENRPFLGETGSVPGNGHWQLAPQSMGWVGLTVPEICAQLKDPERNGGRTLEEVAHHMGHDTLVGWAWTPGEGREPAPGSWEGFSELAVNWIETGAACPG, encoded by the coding sequence ATGAAATTCGACATTCGTGCCACGGCGCTGACCGCTGCAATCGCGCTGACCGGGCTGCTGCCCGGTAGCGCGGCGCAGGCCGAGGAAGTCAACGGCCTGAAAACCGCGGCGAGCTTTGAAAGCATCGAATCCGAGCAAGCCCGCTCGGTCGCGATCTTCGAGGAAATGGCCAAGGTCATCACTCATGCGCGCTGCGTCAACTGCCATCCGGTCACCGGTGGCCCGCTGCAAGGCGAAAACCAGAAACCGCACTCGCCGCCGATTCCGCGGACCGAGGACAATTTCGGTGTGGTCGCAATGCGCTGCACCACCTGTCACGGCGAGGAAAACCGCCCGTTTCTGGGTGAAACCGGCTCGGTGCCCGGCAACGGTCACTGGCAACTGGCCCCGCAGAGCATGGGTTGGGTCGGCCTGACCGTACCCGAGATCTGCGCCCAGTTGAAAGACCCCGAACGCAATGGTGGCCGAACCCTGGAAGAGGTCGCGCATCATATGGGGCATGACACTCTGGTCGGCTGGGCCTGGACCCCCGGCGAAGGCCGCGAGCCCGCGCCCGGATCCTGGGAAGGGTTTTCGGAACTGGCCGTAAACTGGATCGAAACCGGCGCGGCCTGCCCGGGCTGA
- the thrC gene encoding threonine synthase — protein sequence MENAMLYSSTRGNAPARSLRELLSRGTAEDGGLYVPEAWPELTSSELATLGGRAYDQIASDVLALFGGAEWQQCDFPTGIRKALAGFERNDGPPLSRLNDQLWSMELFHGPTLAFKDYALAPLAEAIDRELTITDKRATVLCATSGDTGAATANAFAGRSRANAVILFPEGRVSDVQRKQMTCLGAANVQAISVRGDFDDCQSIVKNLYQCEVAKEYSYTAVNSINLARILLQTSYYIYASVKIHNDYGQHVNFAVPSGNFGNVFAGYIAKQMGAPIGKLIVTSNENDVLPRLFETGMMSKAETIPTISPSMDIQVSSNFERMLWILKGRDGNATRDMQTQLAERSFYELSQSEHSRLTKDFDAMKCGKDDALNTMRQIHKQFGKIICPHSATGYFAADQLRATLNGPIVVAETAHPAKFPTAVEEALGTFPETPARLEDLFAREEEFATVDPTVEAVQSVIDGKFATP from the coding sequence TTGGAAAATGCCATGCTCTACTCAAGTACTCGCGGGAACGCACCCGCTCGATCCCTCCGAGAGTTGCTAAGCCGTGGAACTGCAGAAGATGGCGGTCTTTACGTGCCTGAGGCCTGGCCCGAACTTACATCCAGCGAATTGGCCACGCTGGGCGGACGGGCCTACGACCAGATTGCATCGGATGTTCTGGCACTGTTTGGCGGAGCTGAGTGGCAACAGTGCGACTTCCCCACAGGCATAAGAAAAGCGCTGGCCGGTTTCGAACGCAATGATGGCCCACCCCTCTCTCGCCTGAATGACCAGCTGTGGAGCATGGAGCTTTTCCATGGCCCCACACTCGCTTTCAAGGATTACGCCCTCGCCCCTTTGGCGGAAGCGATCGATCGGGAACTCACAATCACTGACAAACGCGCGACCGTACTCTGCGCAACGTCGGGAGATACTGGCGCAGCCACCGCAAATGCCTTTGCGGGACGTTCGCGAGCCAATGCAGTAATTCTGTTTCCGGAGGGCCGCGTCTCTGATGTTCAACGCAAGCAGATGACCTGCCTGGGAGCCGCAAACGTTCAGGCAATTTCCGTTCGAGGCGACTTTGATGACTGCCAAAGCATAGTCAAAAACCTGTATCAATGCGAAGTTGCCAAAGAATATAGCTATACGGCTGTGAATTCGATCAACCTGGCCCGGATCCTCCTTCAGACGTCCTACTACATTTACGCTTCGGTCAAAATCCACAACGATTACGGCCAACACGTGAACTTTGCTGTCCCCAGCGGGAATTTTGGAAATGTCTTTGCGGGCTATATCGCGAAGCAAATGGGCGCTCCCATCGGGAAGTTGATCGTCACTTCGAACGAAAATGATGTCCTTCCCCGGCTGTTCGAGACTGGTATGATGTCGAAGGCAGAGACAATACCGACGATCTCGCCGAGCATGGATATTCAGGTTTCCAGCAACTTTGAACGAATGCTGTGGATTCTGAAAGGACGCGACGGGAACGCAACGCGTGACATGCAAACGCAGCTCGCTGAGAGGTCTTTTTACGAACTTTCGCAATCCGAGCATTCAAGACTGACCAAAGACTTCGACGCGATGAAGTGCGGCAAAGACGATGCCTTAAACACCATGCGCCAGATCCATAAGCAGTTCGGCAAGATCATTTGCCCACATTCGGCAACCGGCTACTTCGCGGCGGATCAGCTGAGGGCAACGCTTAACGGACCCATTGTTGTCGCTGAAACAGCCCATCCGGCAAAATTCCCGACGGCAGTTGAAGAAGCGCTTGGAACATTCCCAGAAACTCCGGCGCGGCTGGAAGACTTGTTTGCCCGCGAAGAAGAGTTCGCAACTGTCGATCCAACGGTTGAAGCGGTGCAAAGTGTGATTGATGGAAAATTCGCAACACCATGA
- a CDS encoding DsbA family protein — translation MSDQSQPIRVDIVSDVVCPWCAIGYYQLARAVQETGIDVDIHWHPFELNPHMVQEGENLREHLAAKYGTTLEGSIKARARLTEMGAALGFTFNYADDMRMYNTFRAHQLIDWAEEKGKAHEAKLALFAAFFTRRENVADIDVLVEVAGQIGLDRDAARAMLDSGERGEKVREKEQFWTSRGVQGVPAMIFERQHLVTGAQGEGNYANMLKQLRTVVA, via the coding sequence ATGTCCGACCAATCCCAGCCTATTCGCGTTGACATCGTCTCGGACGTTGTCTGCCCATGGTGCGCTATCGGCTATTACCAACTGGCCCGTGCAGTTCAGGAGACCGGCATCGACGTCGATATCCACTGGCACCCGTTCGAGCTGAACCCGCATATGGTGCAGGAAGGTGAGAACTTGCGCGAACACCTTGCCGCGAAATACGGCACCACGCTGGAAGGCTCGATCAAGGCGCGCGCGCGTCTGACTGAGATGGGGGCCGCGCTTGGCTTCACCTTCAACTATGCCGACGACATGCGCATGTACAACACCTTTCGCGCCCATCAGCTGATCGACTGGGCCGAGGAGAAGGGCAAGGCGCATGAGGCCAAGCTGGCGCTGTTCGCCGCTTTCTTCACCCGGCGCGAGAATGTGGCGGATATCGACGTGCTGGTCGAGGTCGCTGGTCAGATTGGGCTGGATCGCGATGCCGCCCGCGCGATGCTGGATAGCGGCGAACGTGGCGAAAAGGTTCGCGAGAAAGAACAGTTCTGGACCAGCCGTGGTGTTCAGGGTGTTCCCGCGATGATCTTTGAACGTCAGCACCTTGTCACCGGCGCGCAGGGTGAAGGGAATTATGCCAATATGCTCAAGCAGCTGAGGACAGTCGTGGCATGA
- a CDS encoding (2Fe-2S)-binding protein codes for MTDLTINGKDVSLDVPGDTPLLWALRDNLRLTGTKFGCGVAQCGACTVMVDGMPVRSCITPVEDLEGSDVTTIEALEGPEADAVRKAWVDLDVPQCGYCQSGQIIAAATLLTEIPQPTDEDIDFAMAGNACRCATYVRIRKAIHNAAKMLEA; via the coding sequence ATGACGGACCTGACCATCAACGGAAAGGACGTGTCGCTCGACGTACCGGGTGACACACCTTTGCTATGGGCGTTACGCGACAACCTGCGCCTGACCGGAACGAAATTTGGCTGCGGCGTGGCCCAGTGCGGTGCCTGCACCGTCATGGTCGATGGCATGCCGGTCCGCTCGTGCATCACCCCGGTCGAAGATCTGGAAGGCTCGGATGTAACAACGATCGAAGCGCTGGAAGGCCCCGAGGCTGATGCGGTGCGCAAGGCCTGGGTTGATCTGGATGTGCCACAATGCGGGTACTGTCAGTCCGGTCAGATCATTGCCGCTGCTACATTGCTGACTGAGATTCCTCAGCCGACGGATGAAGATATCGATTTTGCGATGGCTGGAAACGCCTGCCGCTGCGCCACCTACGTGCGCATCCGCAAGGCGATCCACAATGCTGCCAAGATGCTGGAGGCCTGA
- a CDS encoding phosphohydrolase has translation MIEIIDYCDRVEGLFDPYRDTIGDDFPAYRGHVYRVITYAMHFLGNADVHRPMVETALVYHDIGLWSEKNLAYLDPSQTLALRDNDKLGLGLDPEILRAAIHWHHKITPYSGPGADVVNAVRKGDWIDASGGMIRKGLSKAQVSRVENAIPDYGFPDVLQRLAKDLGGNRIAGNLRVLRTVFKI, from the coding sequence ATGATTGAAATCATAGACTATTGCGATCGGGTCGAAGGGCTCTTTGACCCATATCGCGACACTATTGGCGACGATTTTCCGGCATACCGGGGGCATGTGTATCGCGTGATCACCTACGCCATGCATTTTCTTGGAAATGCGGACGTCCATCGCCCCATGGTCGAAACTGCGCTGGTCTATCATGACATCGGGCTCTGGTCTGAGAAGAATCTTGCCTATCTCGATCCTTCCCAGACGCTGGCGCTGCGCGACAACGACAAGCTTGGGCTTGGCCTCGATCCCGAGATTCTGCGTGCCGCAATCCACTGGCACCACAAGATCACACCTTATTCCGGCCCCGGCGCGGATGTCGTGAATGCTGTCCGCAAGGGTGACTGGATAGACGCATCCGGAGGGATGATCCGCAAGGGGCTGAGCAAGGCACAAGTGTCGAGAGTCGAGAACGCGATCCCGGATTATGGTTTTCCGGATGTTCTGCAACGTTTGGCCAAAGACCTTGGAGGCAATCGAATTGCCGGGAATTTGCGGGTGCTCAGGACTGTTTTCAAAATCTGA
- a CDS encoding trimethylamine methyltransferase family protein, with product MTTDQLAQKARGRRGRRRDGGAPAPAIVQRPFAQLRRSYPAVELISDDQVEHIHQASLKLLSETGLDVLHDDARAVMKKAGADVRDGEERVRFDPDLINEAIASVPSEFTLHARNAQHNVTMGGNNIVFNMMASAPNCSDTDRGRRAGNQEDFRNFLRLAQMHNVLHVTGGYPVEPVDIHASIRHLDCIQDYITLTDKAYCIYSLGEERVSDAIEMTRIAHGLTHDQMRDQACMFSIINTNSPLQLDIPMMQGVMALSEMGQPVVITPFTLAGAMAPVTIAGAVTLQNAEALAGVAFTQMVRPGAPVMYGGFTSNVDMKTGSPAFGTPEYMKAQHIGGQLARRYGIPYRSSNVCAANTVDSQAAYEAVFSLWGAINGGANMLMHGAGWLEGGLCCSYEKVMLDIDLLQMITEFLQPVSTSPEDLALEAINEVGPAGHFFGTEHTQARYRDAFYSPILSDWRNFETWQEAGSPIAIERANAEWKNRLASYEAPALDPAIKDELDAFVAKRKAEGGAATDF from the coding sequence ATGACTACTGATCAACTGGCCCAAAAGGCGCGCGGACGCCGAGGGCGTCGCCGTGATGGCGGGGCACCAGCTCCGGCAATCGTACAGCGCCCGTTCGCGCAGCTTAGGCGTTCCTATCCGGCCGTTGAGCTGATTTCGGATGATCAGGTTGAGCATATTCACCAGGCATCCCTGAAACTGCTTTCAGAAACCGGCCTGGACGTGTTGCATGATGACGCGCGCGCCGTGATGAAAAAGGCAGGGGCCGATGTCCGGGACGGTGAAGAGCGTGTGCGCTTCGATCCCGATCTGATCAACGAAGCCATTGCAAGCGTGCCGTCTGAATTCACACTGCACGCGCGAAACGCCCAGCACAACGTGACCATGGGCGGAAACAACATTGTATTCAACATGATGGCAAGCGCGCCGAATTGCTCGGATACGGATCGGGGTCGGCGCGCGGGCAATCAGGAAGATTTTCGCAACTTCCTGCGATTGGCCCAGATGCACAATGTTCTGCATGTGACAGGTGGATATCCGGTGGAACCCGTCGATATTCACGCGTCTATCCGCCATCTTGATTGTATTCAGGATTACATCACGCTGACCGACAAGGCCTATTGCATCTACTCACTTGGTGAGGAGCGTGTCTCCGATGCAATCGAGATGACGCGGATTGCCCATGGTCTGACCCATGACCAGATGCGTGATCAGGCCTGCATGTTCTCGATCATCAACACGAACTCTCCTCTGCAGCTCGATATTCCGATGATGCAGGGCGTGATGGCGTTGTCCGAGATGGGCCAGCCTGTTGTAATCACACCCTTCACGCTGGCAGGGGCGATGGCGCCCGTTACGATTGCCGGTGCCGTAACCCTGCAAAACGCCGAAGCTCTGGCGGGTGTGGCCTTTACCCAGATGGTGCGGCCAGGCGCGCCGGTGATGTATGGCGGCTTCACGTCGAACGTGGATATGAAGACCGGCTCGCCCGCGTTTGGTACGCCGGAATACATGAAAGCGCAGCATATCGGCGGACAGCTGGCGCGGCGCTACGGCATTCCGTATCGCTCTTCGAATGTGTGCGCGGCCAATACGGTTGACTCGCAAGCGGCATACGAGGCGGTCTTCTCGCTTTGGGGTGCCATCAATGGCGGCGCCAACATGCTGATGCACGGGGCAGGGTGGCTCGAAGGAGGGCTGTGCTGCTCGTATGAGAAGGTGATGCTTGATATCGACCTGCTGCAGATGATCACGGAATTCCTTCAGCCGGTTTCGACCAGCCCGGAAGACCTGGCGCTGGAAGCCATCAATGAGGTCGGGCCAGCGGGTCACTTCTTTGGCACTGAACACACCCAGGCGCGTTATCGCGACGCCTTCTATTCGCCAATCCTGAGTGACTGGCGCAACTTTGAGACCTGGCAGGAGGCCGGATCGCCGATTGCGATCGAGCGTGCCAACGCAGAGTGGAAAAACCGCCTTGCCTCCTACGAAGCCCCAGCCCTGGATCCGGCGATAAAAGACGAGCTTGACGCCTTTGTTGCCAAACGCAAGGCCGAGGGTGGCGCTGCCACGGATTTCTGA
- a CDS encoding helix-turn-helix domain-containing protein yields the protein MNIPSPTPEIGKIMKEARKSLGLTLERLSERTGVSRSMLSAIERGATNPTFSIVWALSQALGVDLSLLEGTPGGEDPIEHLHHYSTPMQRSADGKCEIYMLSPRRTVLPVEWHRLLMKVGAELDSKPHAPGTFEHLTCLSGSLSVTVAGRTVRAEAGDTLRYRSDCNHRINNEADGETEAILLVAQPTQYQEPTASV from the coding sequence ATGAACATACCTTCACCTACACCTGAAATTGGGAAAATTATGAAGGAAGCCAGGAAATCGCTGGGCTTGACCCTTGAGCGACTCTCTGAGCGTACAGGGGTGTCCCGATCGATGCTATCCGCCATTGAGAGGGGTGCCACCAACCCGACCTTTTCCATAGTCTGGGCCCTTTCTCAGGCACTTGGCGTTGACCTTAGCTTGCTTGAGGGCACGCCTGGTGGCGAGGATCCAATCGAGCATCTTCATCACTATTCCACGCCGATGCAGCGAAGTGCGGACGGTAAATGCGAGATTTATATGCTGAGCCCGCGACGCACTGTTCTTCCCGTAGAGTGGCACAGGCTTCTCATGAAGGTCGGAGCAGAGCTTGATTCAAAGCCCCACGCGCCTGGAACCTTCGAGCACCTGACCTGCCTGTCCGGCTCACTGTCGGTAACGGTCGCTGGACGAACTGTTCGGGCTGAGGCGGGCGATACATTGCGATACCGCAGTGACTGCAATCATCGCATTAACAACGAGGCGGATGGAGAAACGGAGGCCATCCTTCTCGTGGCTCAGCCGACTCAATATCAGGAACCTACAGCGTCAGTCTGA
- a CDS encoding glutathione S-transferase family protein, with amino-acid sequence MKTDRPDILLYTAPTMNGWKPLIFLHEADLPYELVPVDFSKKEQKAPDYLTLNPNGRIPTIVDRGNNDFAVFESGAILLYLAEKYDRFLSHDPKERSETIQWLMFQMGGIGPMMGQAMFFQRIARPNGHDDPYAIKRYVDESRRLLEVLDSRLNGRDWLVGDAMSIADIATYPWARSHFWAGVDVAGLDHLNAWFERIDARPATQAALQLPKPRPSVFGAGDTEAAAAENAANYKE; translated from the coding sequence TTGAAGACCGACCGGCCCGATATTCTGCTTTATACCGCCCCTACGATGAATGGGTGGAAGCCACTGATCTTCCTCCACGAGGCTGATCTGCCCTATGAACTGGTGCCGGTCGATTTTTCGAAAAAGGAACAGAAGGCGCCGGATTATCTGACGCTGAATCCAAACGGTCGCATCCCAACCATCGTTGATCGTGGCAACAACGATTTTGCGGTGTTCGAAAGCGGTGCGATCCTGCTTTATCTGGCCGAGAAATATGACAGGTTCCTGAGCCATGATCCCAAAGAGCGGTCCGAGACGATCCAGTGGCTGATGTTCCAGATGGGCGGCATCGGGCCGATGATGGGGCAGGCGATGTTCTTCCAGCGTATCGCGCGACCCAACGGTCATGACGATCCCTATGCCATCAAGCGCTATGTCGATGAATCCCGCCGCCTGCTCGAGGTGTTGGATTCCCGACTGAACGGGCGTGACTGGCTGGTGGGCGATGCCATGTCCATCGCCGATATTGCGACCTATCCCTGGGCGCGCTCGCATTTCTGGGCCGGGGTTGATGTCGCGGGCCTGGACCATCTGAACGCCTGGTTTGAGCGGATTGATGCACGTCCGGCCACGCAGGCAGCGCTGCAACTGCCGAAACCCAGACCATCCGTCTTTGGCGCAGGCGATACCGAGGCCGCTGCCGCCGAAAATGCCGCTAATTACAAGGAGTAA
- a CDS encoding xanthine dehydrogenase family protein molybdopterin-binding subunit, with translation MTAFSPTRRGFLAGGAALIIGAHLPMGNKMAAKAATGPVDLNAFVRIGEDNTVTVIVKHIEFGQGPFTGFATLVAEELDADWSQMRAEHAPADTATYQNFAFGIQGTGASTAVRNAFTQMRQAGAAARAMLVDAAAREWGVSADEITVANGVISHTGSGKTAQFGELVAAASESTPPAEPKLKDPAEFNLIGKEEIRRLDSAIKTTGEAQFTLDVYRDGMLTVVVAHSPWINGKVASVDSSAALAVDGVEKVEQIPTGVAVYARNTYSALKGRDALLIDWDLSEAETRSAEEQLEEVATAARDGEGVVADTYGDLNAAFENAAQVIEAEYRLPFLAHAPLEALDGVIENRGDAVEIWMGSQMQSVDQMVTSDIFGIPLENVEINTLLGGGSFGRRAQYDGQFAQELAHVAKAGGEGTYKLVWTRSDDIQGGYYRPQVVHRHRAALDETGRIIGWFNKFATESIMGGSAFEAVIQNGVDPFSIEGSIHKPYDFGAFEARWVRTDSKVPHLWWRSVGHSHNAFANEVFLDEVLQGQGKDPVQGRLELLGDKSPRDRRVLERVAEMANWRGVQGADGKAFGVALHPSYDAHFAYIAEVSEVDGEPRVHKVWVAADVGIAVNPDVVKAQIEGGLGYGLSAALFNEITFAEDGRVEQENFDTYRLLRINEMPEVEIDLAVNTEKPGGIGEAGTPPIAPAVSNAWRILKGEPVRRLPLVRV, from the coding sequence ATGACCGCATTCTCTCCCACCCGTCGCGGCTTTCTGGCCGGTGGTGCCGCGCTGATTATTGGGGCGCATCTGCCGATGGGCAACAAGATGGCCGCAAAAGCCGCGACCGGCCCCGTTGACCTCAACGCCTTTGTCCGCATCGGCGAAGACAACACGGTTACCGTTATCGTCAAACACATCGAATTCGGCCAGGGCCCATTCACCGGCTTCGCCACTTTGGTAGCCGAAGAGTTGGACGCCGACTGGTCGCAGATGCGTGCCGAACATGCGCCTGCCGACACCGCAACCTATCAGAACTTTGCATTCGGCATTCAGGGCACCGGCGCTTCAACCGCCGTGCGCAACGCCTTTACCCAGATGCGCCAGGCCGGCGCCGCCGCCCGCGCCATGCTAGTTGATGCGGCTGCCCGCGAATGGGGTGTTTCGGCTGATGAGATCACCGTCGCAAACGGCGTGATCAGCCACACCGGCAGCGGCAAGACTGCGCAATTCGGTGAACTGGTCGCTGCAGCCAGCGAAAGCACACCGCCTGCCGAGCCCAAGCTGAAAGACCCGGCCGAGTTCAATCTGATCGGCAAAGAAGAAATCCGCCGGCTTGACAGCGCCATCAAGACCACGGGCGAGGCCCAGTTCACGCTGGACGTCTATCGCGACGGCATGCTGACGGTCGTCGTGGCGCATTCGCCCTGGATCAACGGAAAAGTTGCATCGGTGGACAGTTCGGCCGCTCTGGCGGTCGACGGCGTTGAAAAAGTAGAACAAATCCCGACCGGCGTCGCGGTCTATGCCAGAAACACTTATTCAGCCCTCAAGGGGCGCGATGCGCTGCTGATCGACTGGGACCTGAGCGAGGCGGAAACCCGCTCGGCCGAAGAACAACTGGAAGAGGTCGCCACGGCGGCTCGCGATGGTGAAGGCGTCGTTGCCGATACCTATGGCGACCTGAACGCGGCATTCGAAAACGCCGCTCAGGTGATCGAAGCCGAATACCGCCTGCCCTTCCTTGCCCACGCACCGCTCGAAGCTCTGGACGGTGTGATCGAGAACCGCGGCGACGCTGTGGAAATCTGGATGGGCAGCCAGATGCAGAGTGTCGACCAAATGGTCACCTCGGACATCTTCGGCATTCCGCTGGAAAATGTTGAGATCAACACCCTTCTGGGCGGCGGCAGCTTTGGACGGCGCGCGCAGTATGACGGGCAATTCGCGCAGGAACTGGCACATGTTGCCAAGGCCGGGGGCGAAGGCACTTATAAGCTGGTCTGGACTCGCAGCGATGACATTCAGGGCGGGTATTACCGGCCGCAGGTCGTTCACCGCCACCGTGCCGCACTGGACGAAACTGGCCGCATTATCGGATGGTTCAACAAATTCGCCACCGAAAGCATCATGGGCGGCTCGGCCTTTGAAGCGGTAATCCAGAACGGCGTTGACCCGTTCTCGATCGAGGGCTCCATCCATAAACCTTACGACTTCGGCGCGTTCGAGGCCCGCTGGGTCCGCACTGACAGCAAGGTGCCGCATCTGTGGTGGCGCTCTGTCGGCCATTCGCACAATGCATTCGCGAACGAAGTGTTCCTGGACGAGGTGCTGCAAGGCCAGGGAAAGGACCCGGTTCAGGGTCGCCTGGAGCTGCTGGGCGACAAGTCCCCGCGCGACCGCCGGGTGTTGGAGCGCGTCGCTGAGATGGCGAACTGGAGGGGTGTGCAAGGCGCCGACGGCAAGGCCTTTGGCGTTGCGCTGCATCCCAGCTATGACGCGCACTTCGCCTATATCGCCGAGGTCTCCGAAGTCGATGGCGAACCCCGCGTGCACAAGGTCTGGGTCGCTGCCGATGTGGGCATTGCGGTCAACCCGGATGTGGTCAAGGCGCAGATCGAAGGCGGGCTGGGCTATGGCCTCAGCGCAGCGCTGTTCAACGAGATCACCTTTGCCGAGGATGGCCGCGTTGAGCAGGAAAACTTTGACACCTATCGTCTGCTGCGGATCAACGAAATGCCCGAGGTCGAAATTGATCTTGCGGTGAACACTGAAAAGCCCGGCGGCATTGGTGAGGCTGGTACGCCGCCCATCGCCCCCGCCGTCAGCAACGCCTGGCGTATCCTCAAGGGTGAGCCCGTCCGCCGCCTGCCGCTTGTGCGCGTTTGA
- a CDS encoding HAD family hydrolase: protein MSLSGIKALTFDTGGTVLDWHSGFRDAFAASGQRHGIGRAWAALANDLRRRTMQAMLNLGESGPPEYNFDDAHRFCLDALLTEEGLDVFDSQDRRAISWDAPHSFAAWPDVRPGLAALRERFIVTSFTLLSYRLIIDTSRRNGLVWDGVLSCEGLGVYKLLPEAYRRAAERLQLQPDQCLMVACHPYDLDAASQVGFRTALVRRPLEWGNKPSETPDRGETGTYDIEVDSFTELASALQI, encoded by the coding sequence ATGAGTCTTTCTGGCATCAAGGCTCTGACCTTTGACACCGGCGGCACCGTGCTGGACTGGCACAGCGGTTTCCGTGATGCATTTGCAGCGTCGGGGCAGCGTCATGGGATCGGCCGTGCCTGGGCCGCGCTGGCGAATGACCTTCGTCGCCGGACGATGCAGGCGATGCTTAATCTGGGTGAGAGCGGCCCGCCGGAATATAATTTCGACGACGCGCACCGCTTTTGTTTGGATGCCCTGCTGACCGAAGAAGGGCTGGATGTTTTCGACTCGCAGGACCGGCGCGCGATCTCGTGGGATGCGCCGCATAGCTTTGCCGCCTGGCCGGATGTGCGGCCCGGATTGGCAGCGCTGCGCGAGCGGTTCATAGTGACCTCGTTCACGCTGCTGTCCTATCGGCTGATTATCGACACCTCGCGCAGGAACGGGCTGGTTTGGGACGGGGTCCTGTCCTGCGAAGGGCTTGGCGTCTACAAGCTGCTGCCCGAGGCGTATCGGCGGGCCGCTGAACGTTTGCAACTGCAGCCCGATCAATGCCTGATGGTCGCGTGTCACCCCTATGACCTCGACGCTGCAAGTCAGGTAGGGTTCCGCACGGCGCTGGTTCGGCGACCGCTGGAGTGGGGCAACAAGCCTTCCGAGACGCCGGATCGGGGTGAAACCGGCACTTATGACATCGAAGTGGACAGCTTTACTGAATTGGCCTCTGCCCTTCAGATTTAG